In Desulfomonilia bacterium, a single window of DNA contains:
- a CDS encoding DUF362 domain-containing protein, protein MKKSIKTYEPKTEVMLADTRPGIAAAVRAIFEHFGGGARLLRSSRDVYIKVNGVGSEPFVYTDPEVLRQTILYFKSCGARDVYVMENCTQANFTRLVFHVTGYNDVCRETGATPVYLDETASVPVFLEGLEEFIDISAFVSERLINERAGNFYLSIPKLKTHSMSQVTLSIKNQFGLVHQKSRIADHNYRIHQKFADIYRVIRPDFALIDGLIATNHGHYPTGYNAGKCVVPMDLLIGGIDPLATDVVGAALMGFDLKDVRHLELAASTGLGTGDINSIEIVNRDLLDARKKQLTCELLDDYPPDVTFLRGAERCCKEGCRRNTESIVEMIYRDYNGKGGFTILMGKGIEKEKVDRITGRVHIAGGCAIQDYGLILQKRLGKRAVTMSPGCNNLALSTAGLCKHMGVHPTRMAKVDLLQSAKLLITAKLKGSQANIVPLL, encoded by the coding sequence ATGAAGAAATCCATAAAAACATATGAACCAAAGACAGAGGTCATGCTTGCCGACACCAGACCGGGTATTGCCGCTGCCGTGCGTGCGATTTTCGAACATTTCGGAGGAGGAGCCAGACTTCTGCGCTCCAGCCGCGATGTTTACATCAAGGTAAACGGCGTGGGCTCAGAGCCCTTTGTATATACCGACCCGGAGGTACTGCGGCAGACCATCCTCTATTTCAAAAGCTGCGGTGCGCGTGATGTCTATGTGATGGAAAACTGCACCCAGGCCAACTTCACCCGTCTGGTTTTTCATGTCACCGGCTATAACGATGTCTGCAGGGAAACCGGTGCTACGCCTGTCTACCTTGACGAAACAGCGAGTGTTCCGGTTTTTCTGGAAGGGCTCGAGGAATTTATCGATATCTCTGCTTTTGTCAGTGAACGGCTTATAAATGAACGCGCCGGCAACTTCTACCTCTCGATCCCGAAGCTCAAGACGCATTCCATGTCTCAGGTCACGCTCTCAATCAAAAATCAGTTCGGGCTCGTGCACCAGAAGAGCCGCATAGCGGACCACAACTATCGCATCCATCAGAAGTTCGCGGACATCTACCGGGTTATCAGGCCAGACTTCGCATTGATCGACGGTCTGATCGCCACCAATCACGGCCATTACCCTACCGGATACAATGCAGGCAAGTGCGTAGTTCCGATGGATCTTCTGATCGGCGGCATCGACCCTCTTGCAACAGATGTGGTCGGCGCAGCCCTGATGGGTTTTGATCTCAAGGACGTCAGGCACCTGGAACTGGCTGCATCAACTGGGTTGGGTACAGGGGATATAAACAGCATCGAGATAGTAAACCGCGACCTGCTCGATGCCAGGAAAAAACAGCTCACCTGCGAACTGCTCGATGACTACCCGCCGGACGTCACATTTCTCAGGGGGGCCGAGCGGTGCTGCAAGGAGGGGTGCCGCCGCAACACTGAGAGCATCGTTGAGATGATCTACCGCGACTATAATGGAAAGGGAGGCTTTACCATCCTGATGGGCAAGGGTATCGAGAAAGAAAAGGTGGACAGGATTACCGGAAGAGTTCACATCGCAGGCGGGTGCGCCATACAGGATTACGGCCTTATCCTGCAGAAACGCCTGGGCAAACGGGCTGTGACCATGAGCCCCGGATGCAACAATCTGGCTCTGTCAACAGCCGGCCTGTGCAAACACATGGGTGTTCACCCGACCCGGATGGCCAAAGTGGACCTGCTGCAATCCGCAAAACTTCTGATAACGGCCAAGCTCAAAGGTTCCCAGGCAAATATCGTCCCTTTGCTTTAA
- a CDS encoding response regulator produces the protein MNHIMIVEDEDKMREILRDYLEKACFKVTCLASGEKAVESFRQTTPDLVLLDIMLPGKDGLDIMREIRSFSKVPILMITALVDEVDRVLGLEIGADDYICKPFSPREVVARVKAALRRTTFEAAGLTAKTQGDIILKEDTHEAVAAGQLLKLTPIEFNLLRILIKSPGRVFSRNELISMIQGYDYEGYDRTIDSHIKNLRKKIMVCIPDREIICSVYGIGYKLIL, from the coding sequence ATGAACCATATAATGATCGTAGAAGACGAAGATAAAATGAGGGAGATACTAAGAGACTACCTTGAAAAGGCCTGCTTTAAGGTAACCTGCCTTGCCAGCGGGGAAAAGGCTGTCGAATCTTTCAGACAAACAACACCTGACCTTGTTTTGCTGGACATCATGCTCCCCGGGAAAGACGGTCTGGATATCATGAGGGAGATAAGATCATTCAGCAAAGTGCCGATTCTTATGATCACGGCCCTCGTGGATGAAGTCGACCGGGTGCTTGGACTAGAAATCGGAGCGGATGATTATATATGCAAACCATTCAGTCCAAGGGAAGTGGTGGCACGCGTCAAGGCCGCGTTGCGTAGAACAACCTTCGAAGCAGCAGGGCTTACTGCAAAGACACAAGGTGATATAATCCTGAAAGAGGACACGCATGAGGCTGTTGCCGCCGGACAACTGCTTAAACTAACGCCTATCGAATTCAACCTCTTGAGGATTCTCATCAAGTCTCCGGGCCGGGTATTTTCCCGTAATGAACTCATAAGCATGATTCAGGGATATGATTATGAGGGATATGACAGAACCATCGATTCCCATATCAAGAATCTCAGGAAAAAGATCATGGTGTGCATACCGGACAGGGAGATTATCTGCTCTGTATACGGGATCGGCTACAAGCTCATCCTGTAG
- a CDS encoding ATP-binding protein has product MSGIMHYYAIRNFSDYIRDVELKQLNDTIASLETEYKRYGNWEHIRTNPAIWNGILRSVMESHRIKMAPPHMPDDESFRQPLSEKMPLPPHLDMIPRLMLFDKDKHPVFGKTDSAGNYFFKAIAVDGKTVGWIGLHRPEHISDPLQMKFLYRQSRAFIIIGIIILILATLVSLFLSRQILLPVKRLAEGAHALTSRRFDTRIDIHSSDELGQLSMEFNQMADTLERYEFMRKQWITDISHELRTPLAVMRAEIEAAQDGIRDLSNETLQSLHSEVMLLSRIVDDLHSLSIIDSNVLSLRMENINPVEIAGNLIAAFKSRFEQSGIKVLPFPDCRPEIRVMGDSERLAQVFSNILENTLKYTDSPGTLKTGLSIEDDELHMIFEDSPPGVPAQSMPYLFERLYKSDISRSRQKGGSGLGLSISKGIIEAMKGRIIAETSNLGGLKIRIILPISEQ; this is encoded by the coding sequence ATGTCCGGAATTATGCATTACTATGCAATCCGCAATTTTTCAGATTATATCCGTGATGTTGAGCTTAAACAGTTGAATGATACAATTGCAAGTCTTGAAACCGAGTATAAAAGATACGGAAACTGGGAACATATTCGGACAAACCCTGCGATATGGAACGGAATCCTTCGTTCAGTAATGGAATCCCATAGAATAAAGATGGCTCCCCCTCATATGCCTGATGATGAATCGTTCAGGCAACCTCTCTCAGAAAAGATGCCCCTTCCTCCACACCTGGATATGATTCCAAGGCTAATGCTTTTTGACAAAGACAAACATCCCGTATTCGGCAAAACGGACTCGGCCGGGAATTACTTTTTTAAGGCAATAGCCGTTGACGGTAAAACTGTAGGATGGATTGGTCTGCATCGTCCTGAACACATCTCAGACCCGCTTCAAATGAAATTCCTGTACCGCCAGTCGCGGGCCTTTATAATTATCGGGATAATAATACTTATCCTCGCAACTCTGGTATCCCTGTTTCTTTCCAGACAGATACTGCTGCCCGTTAAAAGGCTCGCAGAAGGCGCTCATGCTCTGACATCACGCAGGTTCGACACCCGAATCGACATACATTCTTCAGATGAACTGGGCCAGCTGTCCATGGAATTCAACCAAATGGCCGATACGCTGGAGCGCTACGAATTCATGCGCAAACAGTGGATAACGGACATTTCACACGAACTCCGAACACCGCTTGCAGTGATGCGGGCCGAAATCGAAGCAGCTCAGGATGGCATAAGGGATTTAAGCAACGAAACGCTCCAGTCGCTACATTCGGAAGTGATGCTTTTAAGCAGGATCGTTGATGACCTTCATTCACTTTCCATAATCGACAGCAATGTGCTTTCCTTGAGAATGGAAAATATCAACCCTGTTGAAATTGCCGGAAATTTGATAGCCGCGTTCAAATCCCGGTTCGAACAGTCAGGGATCAAGGTTCTGCCATTCCCGGATTGCCGCCCTGAAATCAGGGTAATGGGGGATTCCGAAAGGCTTGCACAGGTCTTTTCAAACATACTTGAAAACACCCTTAAATATACGGATTCTCCCGGCACACTGAAAACTGGCCTCTCAATCGAGGACGATGAGCTTCATATGATCTTCGAGGACTCGCCCCCCGGCGTTCCTGCCCAATCAATGCCTTATCTGTTTGAACGCCTGTATAAATCAGACATTTCCCGTTCAAGACAGAAAGGCGGAAGCGGACTTGGCCTATCCATCAGCAAGGGTATCATCGAGGCCATGAAAGGCAGGATCATTGCAGAAACCTCCAATCTCGGCGGATTGAAGATCAGAATCATACTGCCAATATCCGAACAGTGA